The following coding sequences lie in one Acidobacteriota bacterium genomic window:
- a CDS encoding SRPBCC domain-containing protein: MNDKKREALATPSPGSILTIERELDAALQKVWMAWTTPDLIARWWGPKGYAAPVARVSLRVGGSYLYCLRSPEGKETWSTGFFREIVPLQRLVATDSFADDKGNVVPASHYGLSDDFPLEMLMTVIFEEDAGKTRLTLKHAGLPPGRDMEGARRGWNESFDRLAAMLAE, translated from the coding sequence ATGAACGATAAGAAGCGCGAGGCCCTGGCGACGCCTTCCCCCGGCTCGATCCTGACGATCGAGCGGGAATTGGACGCGGCCCTCCAGAAGGTCTGGATGGCCTGGACGACCCCCGACCTCATCGCCCGCTGGTGGGGGCCCAAAGGATACGCCGCGCCCGTCGCCCGCGTCTCCCTGCGCGTCGGCGGCTCGTACCTCTACTGCCTGCGCTCCCCGGAGGGCAAGGAGACCTGGAGCACGGGATTTTTCCGAGAGATCGTCCCCCTCCAGCGGCTGGTGGCCACCGACAGCTTCGCCGACGATAAGGGCAATGTCGTCCCCGCGTCCCATTACGGCCTGAGCGACGATTTCCCTCTCGAGATGCTCATGACCGTGATCTTCGAGGAAGACGCCGGGAAGACCAGGTTGACCCTCAAGCACGCCGGCCTGCCGCCCGGCCGGGACATGGAGGGCGCCCGGCGGGGCTGGAACGAGTCCTTCGACAGGCTGGCGGCCATGCTGGCCGAATAA
- the selD gene encoding selenide, water dikinase SelD, whose product MSKRGEAAGGRSPAGEPPRRQSRFFARRKRIMARSIRLGHCICNPKDPCPCDLFKRRNVCLCAGERLEDAPGDVALTTLVENAGCASKIGQEDLKRALSGLPRLCDPRVLVSSETCDDAGVYRLTPRTALVQSVDVFTPVVDDPYAFGEIAAANSVSDIYAMGGRPLTALSIMAFPVETLSPRIMNRMLQGGVAKLREAGVVLLGGHSLKDREIKLGFAVTGVVDPRRMTVNAKARPGDILVLTKPIGTGTLSFARQIGRAPADGLAAAELSMRALNRAAAELMPGFGVTTATDITGFGLAGHLAEMAAQSGVEIAVDASAIPVFPGVLDLIRDGVVSGAVERNREYAGRFVRRAGGANRPGEDLETLLYDPQTSGGLLIAVRKSRAAALVAALRAGGAPAAAVIGRVVRKGPARIVLSA is encoded by the coding sequence ATGAGCAAGCGCGGCGAAGCGGCCGGGGGCCGGTCCCCCGCCGGCGAGCCGCCGCGGCGGCAGTCGCGCTTCTTCGCCCGGCGGAAGCGGATCATGGCCCGGTCCATCCGGCTCGGCCACTGCATCTGCAATCCCAAAGACCCCTGCCCCTGCGATCTCTTCAAGCGGCGCAACGTCTGCCTCTGCGCCGGCGAGCGCCTGGAGGACGCCCCCGGCGACGTCGCCCTGACCACCCTGGTCGAGAACGCCGGCTGCGCCTCGAAGATCGGCCAGGAGGACCTCAAGCGGGCCCTGTCCGGCCTGCCGCGCCTCTGCGACCCGCGCGTCCTCGTCTCCTCCGAGACCTGCGACGACGCCGGCGTCTACCGGCTCACGCCCCGCACCGCCCTCGTCCAGTCCGTCGACGTCTTCACGCCCGTCGTCGACGATCCCTACGCCTTCGGCGAGATCGCCGCGGCCAACTCGGTCAGCGACATCTACGCCATGGGCGGCCGGCCCCTGACCGCGCTCTCGATCATGGCCTTCCCCGTCGAGACGCTCTCGCCCCGGATCATGAACCGCATGCTCCAGGGCGGCGTGGCCAAGCTGCGCGAGGCCGGCGTGGTCCTCCTCGGCGGCCACAGCCTCAAGGACCGCGAGATCAAGCTCGGCTTCGCCGTGACCGGCGTCGTCGATCCCCGGCGCATGACCGTCAACGCCAAGGCCCGTCCCGGCGACATCCTCGTCCTGACCAAGCCCATCGGCACGGGCACGCTGAGCTTCGCCCGCCAGATCGGCCGGGCCCCGGCCGACGGCCTGGCCGCCGCCGAGCTGTCCATGCGCGCCCTCAACCGGGCCGCCGCCGAGCTGATGCCCGGGTTCGGCGTCACCACGGCCACCGACATCACCGGCTTCGGCCTGGCCGGCCACCTGGCCGAGATGGCCGCCCAGAGCGGCGTCGAGATCGCCGTCGACGCCTCGGCCATCCCCGTCTTCCCCGGCGTCCTCGACCTCATCCGCGACGGCGTCGTCTCCGGCGCGGTCGAGCGCAACCGCGAGTACGCCGGCCGCTTCGTCCGGCGGGCCGGGGGCGCCAACCGGCCCGGCGAAGACCTCGAGACGCTGCTCTACGATCCCCAGACCTCCGGCGGCCTGCTCATCGCCGTCCGCAAGTCCCGGGCCGCGGCCCTCGTCGCCGCCCTCCGCGCCGGCGGCGCCCCCGCCGCCGCGGTCATCGGCCGCGTCGTCCGCAAGGGCCCGGCCCGCATCGTCCTTTCGGCCTGA
- the selB gene encoding selenocysteine-specific translation elongation factor yields the protein MPGLDHVIIGTAGHIDHGKSALVKALTGIDPDTLPEEKARGMTIELGFVFLDDPAYPKQIVFIDVPGHEKFVKTMAAGASHIDAALLVVAADEGIAVQTREHFDILRLLDVRLGLVALTKCDLVDEARLAEVTAAVRAFVAGSFLAEAPILPVSALTGAGVAGLKAALQAIGGRVPPRPDNGIFRMPIDRVFTVHGFGTVVAGTILGGTVGAGDRIAVYPEGLETRVRGVQVHGSKADCSGLGRRTALNLQDLAKEDLRRGQLAAAVGSLAPTSRLDARLDVLPDAPREIKHRDRVRLHVGTDEVMARLAVIGGRTIAPGASAPVQLVLERPTVALPGDRFVIRSFSPVVTIGGGQVLDAAPEKHKRFSGSVLEGLEKLGGTSREAVDQMFVQAGARPCAAADIALKLGRAEPEVAEAVAALAAEGRLVALPGEAPVRFLHKSSFDRLADGLAAAVRGYFEKNPSRPAMPYSDLRAAFLQTGDAATLKLVLDSLVAGGVLVRQGAEIGLAGREARTDPVEAALRARIEGAYRAARFSAPPEEEVRTRLGLNPSAFNRVLNSLLRSGDLVRLAPKVVYHREALEAARAAVAGLIERRGSVTIAELRDRLDLSRKYAQAILEHFDRAGYTRRVEDRHVPAKRP from the coding sequence ATGCCCGGCCTCGACCACGTCATCATCGGCACCGCCGGCCACATCGACCATGGCAAGAGCGCCCTGGTCAAGGCCCTGACCGGGATCGACCCCGACACCCTGCCCGAGGAGAAGGCCCGGGGCATGACCATCGAGCTCGGCTTCGTCTTCCTCGACGACCCGGCCTACCCGAAGCAGATCGTCTTCATCGACGTCCCCGGCCACGAGAAGTTCGTCAAGACCATGGCCGCCGGCGCCAGCCACATCGACGCCGCCCTCCTCGTGGTGGCCGCCGACGAGGGCATCGCCGTCCAGACCCGCGAGCACTTCGACATCCTCCGGCTCCTCGACGTCAGGCTCGGCCTCGTCGCCCTGACCAAGTGCGATCTCGTCGACGAGGCCCGGCTGGCCGAGGTGACCGCCGCGGTCCGCGCCTTCGTCGCCGGCTCGTTCCTGGCCGAGGCCCCCATCCTGCCGGTCTCGGCGCTGACCGGCGCGGGCGTCGCCGGGCTGAAGGCCGCCCTCCAGGCCATCGGCGGCCGCGTCCCGCCGCGCCCCGACAACGGCATCTTCCGCATGCCCATCGACCGCGTCTTCACGGTCCACGGCTTCGGCACGGTCGTGGCCGGGACCATCCTCGGCGGGACGGTCGGTGCCGGCGACCGCATCGCCGTCTATCCCGAGGGGCTCGAGACGCGCGTCCGCGGCGTCCAGGTCCACGGCTCGAAGGCCGACTGCTCGGGCCTCGGCCGCCGCACCGCGCTCAACCTCCAGGATCTCGCCAAGGAGGACCTGCGCCGCGGCCAGCTGGCCGCCGCCGTCGGCTCGCTGGCGCCGACCTCGCGCCTCGACGCCCGCCTCGACGTCCTGCCGGATGCGCCGCGCGAGATCAAGCACCGCGACCGGGTCCGCCTCCATGTCGGCACGGACGAGGTCATGGCCCGCCTGGCCGTCATCGGCGGCCGGACGATCGCCCCGGGCGCGTCGGCCCCCGTCCAGCTCGTCCTCGAGCGCCCGACCGTCGCCCTGCCCGGCGACCGCTTCGTCATCCGGTCCTTCTCCCCCGTCGTGACGATCGGCGGCGGCCAGGTCCTGGACGCCGCGCCGGAGAAGCACAAGCGCTTCAGCGGCAGCGTCCTCGAGGGCCTCGAGAAGCTGGGCGGAACGTCCCGCGAGGCCGTGGACCAGATGTTCGTCCAGGCGGGCGCCCGGCCATGCGCCGCCGCCGATATCGCCCTCAAGCTCGGCCGGGCCGAGCCCGAGGTCGCCGAGGCCGTCGCCGCCCTCGCCGCCGAAGGCCGGCTGGTCGCCCTGCCCGGCGAAGCTCCCGTCCGCTTCCTCCACAAGTCGTCCTTCGACCGCCTCGCCGACGGGCTCGCGGCCGCGGTCCGCGGCTATTTCGAGAAGAACCCCTCCCGCCCGGCCATGCCCTATTCGGACCTGAGGGCGGCTTTCCTCCAGACGGGCGACGCGGCCACGCTCAAGCTCGTCCTCGACTCCCTCGTCGCCGGCGGCGTTCTCGTCCGCCAGGGCGCGGAGATCGGCCTGGCCGGCCGCGAGGCCCGGACCGACCCGGTCGAGGCCGCGCTCCGGGCCCGGATCGAAGGCGCCTACAGAGCGGCCCGCTTCTCCGCCCCGCCCGAGGAGGAGGTACGGACCCGGCTCGGCCTGAACCCGTCGGCCTTCAACCGTGTCCTGAACTCCCTCCTTCGCTCCGGGGATCTCGTCCGCCTGGCGCCCAAGGTGGTCTATCACCGGGAGGCGCTCGAGGCGGCCCGGGCCGCGGTCGCCGGCCTGATCGAACGCCGCGGCAGCGTCACCATCGCCGAGCTCCGCGACCGTCTGGACCTGTCCCGCAAGTACGCCCAAGCCATCCTCGAGCACTTCGACCGGGCCGGCTACACGCGACGCGTCGAGGACCGGCACGTCCCGGCCAAGCGGCCCTGA
- a CDS encoding universal stress protein, which translates to MIRSIKHVLWATDFSAESKEALAYADFFARTFKAKLTALHVVPDFAPALYETWPEAEAELLKQIELNKAEARTRIERLCEAEHICPAKIVVTEGTAAKTVLRTAKKEGADLIVIGRKGGSGGGQNLIGGVANRILRGSRVPVLVTKGTAARPEAIKKILVPTDFSAAEDIERDHAWRLAKALGASLMFVYVLELFGHDFRLTDEMFNAVLKKLQARKKREQKAVEIGEDVVKAVHGWEGIVEYAGTKGYELIVMSTTVKKLSRFFLGSTTEKVIAHSDVPVYAIPRGK; encoded by the coding sequence ATGATCCGATCGATCAAGCATGTCCTCTGGGCCACGGACTTCTCGGCCGAGTCGAAGGAAGCCCTGGCCTACGCCGATTTCTTCGCCAGGACGTTCAAGGCCAAGCTGACGGCCCTGCACGTCGTGCCCGACTTCGCGCCCGCCCTTTATGAGACCTGGCCGGAGGCGGAGGCCGAGCTCCTCAAACAGATCGAGCTCAACAAGGCCGAGGCCAGGACCCGGATCGAGCGGCTGTGCGAGGCCGAGCACATCTGCCCTGCAAAGATCGTCGTCACCGAGGGCACGGCGGCCAAGACCGTGCTCCGGACGGCCAAGAAGGAAGGCGCCGACCTCATCGTCATCGGCCGCAAGGGCGGCTCGGGCGGCGGGCAGAACCTCATCGGCGGGGTCGCCAACCGTATCCTGCGGGGCTCCCGCGTGCCCGTCCTGGTGACCAAGGGGACCGCGGCCAGGCCCGAGGCCATCAAGAAGATCCTCGTTCCGACCGATTTCTCGGCCGCCGAGGACATCGAGCGCGACCACGCCTGGCGGCTGGCCAAGGCGCTCGGCGCCAGCCTGATGTTCGTCTACGTGCTCGAGCTCTTCGGCCACGACTTCCGGCTGACCGACGAGATGTTCAACGCCGTGCTCAAGAAGCTCCAGGCCCGCAAGAAGAGGGAGCAGAAGGCCGTCGAGATCGGCGAGGACGTGGTCAAGGCCGTGCACGGCTGGGAGGGCATCGTCGAATACGCCGGGACGAAGGGCTACGAGCTCATCGTCATGTCGACGACCGTGAAGAAGCTGTCGCGGTTCTTCCTGGGCAGCACCACCGAAAAGGTCATCGCCCACAGCGACGTGCCCGTCTACGCCATCCCCCGCGGGAAATAA
- the nagB gene encoding glucosamine-6-phosphate deaminase, giving the protein MEIIIQPDSMQASEIAARIVARIVREKPHAVLGLATGNTPLQLYRNLVRMHREDGLDFGGVTSFNLDEYVGIPPAHPLSYHSYMWAHLFSSINMPKDRINIPDGMTSDIPAACRKYEQAIRSAGGIDVQVLGIGTNGHIGFNEPSSSLSSRTRIKTLTEQTRADAAADFGGEEAVPNHVITMGLGTIMDSRLCLLLGFGKKKARAISQAVEGPVTAMVPGSILQMHPRAILVLDREAASQLKMADYYIWVNEHKPDWQKY; this is encoded by the coding sequence ATGGAGATCATCATCCAGCCCGACAGCATGCAGGCCAGCGAGATCGCGGCCCGCATCGTCGCCCGCATCGTCCGGGAGAAGCCCCACGCCGTGCTCGGCCTGGCCACCGGCAACACCCCGCTGCAGCTCTACCGCAACCTCGTGCGCATGCACCGTGAGGACGGGCTCGACTTCGGCGGCGTGACCAGCTTCAATCTCGACGAGTACGTCGGCATCCCGCCGGCCCACCCGCTGTCGTACCACAGCTACATGTGGGCCCACCTGTTCAGCAGCATCAACATGCCCAAGGACCGCATCAACATCCCCGACGGCATGACCTCCGATATCCCCGCGGCCTGCCGCAAGTACGAGCAGGCCATCCGCTCGGCCGGCGGCATCGACGTCCAGGTCCTGGGCATCGGCACGAACGGCCACATCGGCTTCAACGAGCCGTCCTCGTCGCTGTCGTCGCGGACCCGGATCAAGACCCTGACCGAACAGACCCGGGCCGACGCGGCGGCCGACTTCGGGGGCGAGGAGGCCGTGCCGAACCACGTCATAACCATGGGGCTGGGGACGATCATGGACAGCCGCCTGTGCCTGCTCCTGGGCTTCGGCAAGAAGAAGGCCCGGGCGATCTCCCAGGCGGTCGAGGGGCCCGTCACGGCCATGGTCCCCGGCTCGATCCTCCAGATGCACCCGAGGGCTATCCTCGTCCTCGACAGGGAGGCCGCGAGCCAGCTGAAGATGGCCGACTATTATATCTGGGTCAACGAACACAAGCCGGACTGGCAGAAATACTGA
- the selA gene encoding L-seryl-tRNA(Sec) selenium transferase, translated as MTDANRNTAFRRIPSLDALIADPAAVPLLDRFGREAVVAAARDELGSVRRAIAAAADPDVSAAALAERLLARLERMFSPSLAPAVNATGVIMHSGLGRAVLPAAAGRALAAVASGYSTLALDLDSGKRVPRDRHVEGLLRELAGAEAATVANNNAAATVLILNTLARGKEVIVSRGQLVEIGGSFRMPEVMAMSGAVLREVGATNKTHLADYEAAIGESTGAILRVHHSNYRIVGFAGEPPIEDLAALGRARGVPVVDDLGSGAFVDLARYGLAAEPLVQASIAAGADVVCFSGDKLIGGPQSGLIAGKSACIARIRKNPLARAFRCGKLTLAALEATLKLFLAPDKLEEAHPIYRMLALTPDELGRRAAKLADSLRRALPASAGLAVEDGASEVGSGAVPAETLPSKVLAVRSNAVAPEELARRLRFGAPAVFARIHKDAVLFDLRTIQPGEEEIVERAIREALK; from the coding sequence ATGACGGACGCGAACAGGAACACGGCCTTCCGCCGCATCCCCTCCCTCGACGCCCTGATCGCCGACCCCGCCGCCGTCCCGCTCCTCGACCGCTTCGGCCGCGAGGCCGTCGTGGCCGCGGCCCGCGACGAGCTCGGCTCCGTCCGGCGCGCGATCGCGGCCGCAGCCGACCCCGACGTCTCCGCCGCGGCCCTGGCCGAACGCCTCCTGGCCCGGCTCGAGCGCATGTTCTCCCCCTCGCTCGCCCCGGCGGTCAACGCCACGGGCGTCATCATGCATTCCGGTCTCGGCCGGGCCGTCCTGCCCGCGGCCGCGGGCCGGGCCCTGGCCGCGGTCGCCTCCGGCTACTCGACCCTGGCCCTCGACCTCGACTCGGGCAAGCGCGTGCCCCGCGACCGGCACGTCGAGGGGCTCCTGCGCGAGCTGGCCGGGGCCGAGGCCGCGACCGTCGCCAACAACAACGCCGCCGCGACCGTCCTCATCCTCAACACCCTCGCCCGCGGCAAAGAGGTCATCGTCTCCCGCGGCCAGCTCGTCGAGATCGGCGGCTCCTTCCGCATGCCCGAGGTCATGGCCATGAGCGGGGCCGTCCTCCGCGAGGTCGGCGCCACAAACAAGACCCACCTGGCCGATTACGAGGCGGCCATCGGCGAGTCCACCGGCGCCATCCTGCGCGTCCACCACAGCAATTACCGCATCGTCGGCTTCGCCGGGGAGCCGCCGATCGAGGACCTCGCCGCGCTCGGGCGGGCCCGCGGCGTCCCGGTCGTCGACGATCTCGGCAGCGGCGCTTTCGTCGACCTGGCCCGCTACGGCCTGGCCGCCGAACCCCTCGTCCAGGCCAGCATCGCGGCCGGCGCCGACGTCGTCTGCTTCAGCGGTGACAAGCTCATCGGCGGCCCCCAGAGCGGGCTCATCGCCGGCAAGAGCGCCTGTATCGCCCGGATCCGCAAGAACCCCCTGGCCCGGGCCTTCCGCTGCGGCAAGCTCACTCTGGCCGCGCTCGAGGCCACGCTCAAGCTCTTCCTCGCCCCCGACAAGCTCGAAGAGGCCCATCCCATCTACCGGATGCTCGCCCTGACGCCCGACGAGCTGGGCCGCAGGGCCGCGAAGCTGGCCGACTCGCTCCGCCGGGCCCTCCCCGCTTCGGCCGGGCTGGCCGTCGAGGACGGCGCCTCGGAGGTCGGCAGCGGCGCGGTCCCGGCCGAAACGCTGCCGTCTAAAGTCCTGGCCGTGCGCTCGAATGCCGTCGCCCCCGAGGAGCTGGCCCGCCGCCTCCGCTTCGGCGCGCCGGCCGTCTTCGCCCGCATCCACAAGGATGCCGTCCTGTTCGATCTCCGGACGATCCAGCCGGGCGAGGAGGAGATCGTCGAACGGGCCATCCGGGAGGCCCTGAAATGA
- a CDS encoding protein-disulfide reductase DsbD domain-containing protein produces the protein MRVRFSPVGLLVLAAAFTLSPGRVLAQDEPQIVQVKGCLSRDAVRPGETFKAALILNVQAGYHINDNSPLDEFMIPTALAIADNPDFEVVEIAYPKGRRARFSYSEAELVVYEGQVVLGALLKAKSGLAAGPRTLKGALSYQACNDASCLPPREVPFEIAVPVVTSGAGTDLHPEIFDKLRFSSLTK, from the coding sequence ATGCGCGTGAGATTCAGCCCGGTGGGTTTGCTCGTCTTGGCGGCAGCGTTCACCCTTTCGCCGGGCCGGGTCCTGGCCCAGGACGAACCGCAGATCGTCCAGGTCAAGGGCTGCTTGTCCCGGGACGCCGTGCGCCCCGGCGAGACCTTCAAGGCCGCGCTCATCCTCAACGTCCAGGCGGGCTACCACATCAACGACAACTCCCCGCTCGACGAATTCATGATCCCGACCGCCCTGGCCATCGCCGACAACCCGGACTTCGAGGTCGTCGAGATCGCCTATCCCAAGGGCCGGCGGGCCCGCTTCTCCTATTCGGAGGCCGAGCTCGTCGTTTACGAGGGTCAGGTCGTGCTGGGCGCGCTCCTCAAGGCCAAAAGCGGGCTGGCCGCGGGGCCGCGCACGCTCAAGGGCGCGCTGAGCTACCAGGCCTGCAACGACGCCTCCTGCCTGCCCCCGAGGGAAGTGCCGTTCGAGATCGCGGTGCCGGTCGTGACGTCCGGCGCTGGCACCGACCTTCATCCCGAGATCTTCGACAAGCTCCGCTTCAGCTCCCTCACGAAATAG